The following are encoded together in the Triticum dicoccoides isolate Atlit2015 ecotype Zavitan chromosome 6B, WEW_v2.0, whole genome shotgun sequence genome:
- the LOC119322350 gene encoding uncharacterized protein LOC119322350 isoform X2, producing MALTVDASAMGKFEFAYQDDSFCDKVLRLEVVAPRPAPKPAAANLDASLGPNSILPVSRKRARVEDASLDESSVTLYNKELEKEGITKQTGTDHDPDDSDLNVNNNENVDPNSILPVSRKRARVEDASLDESSVTLCNKELEKEGITKQSGTDHDPDDSDDNNENVDPIIIMTKDIKLKVSSILLASESIYFRKAFLKWHERICGSCCPSTII from the exons ATGGCATTGACCGTTGATGCCTCTGCGATGGGAAAATTTGAGTTTGCATATCAGGATGATAGCTTCTGCGACAAGGTCCTccgtttggaagtcgttgcacctaGACCTGCTCCCAAACCCGCTGCCGCCAACCTTGATGCCAGCCTTGGTCCTAACTCTATCCTTCCGGTCTCCAGGAAGAGGGCACGAGTTG AGGATGCTAGTTTAGATGAATCTTCAGTGACATTATATAATAAG GAGCTGGAAAAGGAGGGAATCACTAAACAGACTGGCACAG ATCATGATCCAGATGATTCAGATTTGAATGTAAACAACAATGAAAATGTGGATCCTAACTCTATCCTTCCGGTCTCCAGGAAGAGGGCACGAGTTG AGGATGCTAGTTTAGATGAATCTTCAGTGACATTATGTAATAAG GAGCTGGAAAAGGAGGGAATCACTAAACAGTCTGGCACAG ATCATGATCCAGATGATTCAGATGACAACAATGAAAATGTGGACCCAATAATCATCATGACAAAAGATATTAAACTTAAAGTTTCATCAATCCTGCTGGCTTCGGAAAGCATCTATTTCCGTAAAG CTTTTCTCAAATGGCATGAGAGAATCTGTGGATCGTGTTGTCCATCAACAATTATCTGA
- the LOC119322350 gene encoding BTB/POZ domain-containing protein POB1-like isoform X1, producing MAADKFEVNQAMKQSIEFMLESELNLEAAVLYLEFSPANATVAQALAPVRAASGRFLTQMFKNVFSHKDDLLELPLSAILEIFRSSDLIVPNEDYVYLFLVDWVKKKYEDEHMRCTVFSKALVFLIRFMHMTIDRLMAFSNCPLMPNKVDVKSIISSAFLFKINCSTVKVAHWNYAQRNYLIRPVILTNLLPYNELLAYFDLPLADFARMSNPAWRSTYTEVFAYGGYRLFVQCQTTIDAVSNAPSAFGMFLCAQKSTQPEVLSVAFSVRRKPGGGYVDKFSFDSPFLPDNKFGVADLLLTPWAELLDENNLFLING from the exons ATGGCTGCTGACAAATTTGAGGTCAATCAAGCAATGAAACAGTCCATAGAGTTTATGCTTGAATCGGAATTGAATCTTGAGGCAGCTGTACTTTATCTGGAGTTTTCTCCAGCTAATGCTACTGTAGCTCAAGCTTTGGCCCCAGTGAGAGCTGCTTCTGGTCGATTTCTGACTCAAATGTTCAAGAACGTGTTTAG CCATAAGGACGATCTTCTAGAGTTGCCTCTTTCAGCTATCTTAGAAATTTTCAGAAGCAGTGATTTAATTGTTCCAAATGAAGATTATGTTTACCTTTTTCTGGTGGATtgggtcaagaaaaaatatgaagaTGAGCACATGAGGTGTACCGTTTTTAGCAAAGCGTTGGTGTTCCTTATTCGATTTATGCACATGACGATCGACCGCCTAATGGCCTTCTCAAATTGCCCTCTGATGCCTAACAAAGTTGATGTCAAGTCAATTATTTCTAGTGCATTCTTGTTCAAGATCAATTGTTCGACAGTGAAGGTAGCTCATTGGAATTATGCCCAGCGGAATTATCTGATTAGGCCAGTCATTTTGACGAACCTTCTGCCATACAACGAATTGTTGGCCTATTTTGATCTTCCTCTGGCCGACTTTGCCCGGATGAGTAATCCTGCGTGGAGGAGTACATATACTGAGGTTTTTGCCTATGGCGGCTACAGACTCTTTGTGCAGTGCCAAACTACTATAGATGCGGTATCCAATGCTCCAAGTGCATTTGGGATGTTTTTGTGTGCTCAGAAGTCAACTCAGCCTGAAGTCTTGTCTGTGGCCTTCTCAGTAAGGCGAAAACCTGGTGGCGGCTATGTGGACAAGTTTTCATTTGACAGCCCCTTCCTTCCGGATAACAAGTTTGGAGTTGCTGATTTATTATTAACACCCTGGGCTGAGCTTCTTGATGAGAACAACTTGTTTTTGATCAATGGTTGA